The following proteins come from a genomic window of Loxodonta africana isolate mLoxAfr1 chromosome 19, mLoxAfr1.hap2, whole genome shotgun sequence:
- the POLR3D gene encoding DNA-directed RNA polymerase III subunit RPC4 isoform X2, giving the protein MSEGNAAGEPSIPGGPRPLLSGPRGLIGRRPAPSVTAGRLPSVRSRDLTLGGVKKKTFTPNIISRKIKEEPKEEVTVKKEKRERDRDRQREGHGRGRGRPEVIQSHSIFEQGPAEMMKKKGNWDKTVDISDMGPSHIINIKKEKRETDEETKQILRMLEKDDFIDDPGLRNDTRNMPVQLPLAHSGWLFKEENEEPDVKPRLAGPKEEDMEVDVPVVKVKEEPQDEEEEAKVKAPPRAARKTPGLPKDVSVAELLRELSLTKEEELLFLQLPDTLPGQPPTQDIKPIKTEVQGEDGQMVVIKQEKDREARLAENTCTLGDLTEGQVGKLLIRKSGKVQLLLGKVTLDVTMGTSCSFLQELVSVGLGESRTGDMTVLGHVKHKLVCSPDFESLLDHKHR; this is encoded by the exons ATGTCGGAAGGAAATGCTGCGGGCGAGCCCAGTATCCCCGGAGGGCCCCGACCCCTTCTCTCTGGACCCCGGGGGCTTATCGGGAGGCGGCCAGCGCCCTCTGTCACCGCGGGCCGCCTTCCCTCTGTCCGCTCCAGGGACCTCACCCTCGGGGGAGTGAAGAAG AAAACCTTTACCCCAAACATCATCAGTCGGAAGATCAAGGAAGA GCCTAAGGAAGAAGTAACTGTCAAGAAGGAGAAGCGTGAAAGGGATAGAGATCGACAGCGAGAAGGACATGGACGTGGCCGGGGTCGCCCAGAAGTTATCCAGTCCCActccatctttgagcagggcccagctgaaatgatgaagaaaaaag GGAACTGGGATAAGACAGTGGATATATCAGACATGGGGCCCTCTCATATCATcaacatcaaaaaagagaagaggGAGACGGATGAAGAAACAAAACAGATCCTGCGCATGCTGGAGAAGGATGAT TTCATTGATGACCCTGGGCTGAGGAATGACACACGAAACATGCCTGTGCAGCTGCCGCTGGCTCACTCTGGTTGGCTGTTCaaggaagagaatgaagaaccagaTGTTAAACCTCGGCTGGCTGGCCCCaaggaagaggacatggaggtGGATGTGCCTGTAGTGAAAG TGAAAGAGGAGCCACaagatgaggaggaggaggccAAGGTGAAGGCTCCCCCCAGAGCAGCCCGGAAGACCCCGGGCCTCCCGAAGGACGTATCTGTGGCAGAGCTGCTCAGGGAGTTGAGCCTCACCAAGGAGGAAGAACTGCTGTTCCTCCAGCTGCCGGACACCCTCCCTGGCCAGCCACCTACTCAGGACATCAAGCCTATCAAGACAGAAGTACAGGGCGAGGATGGACAGATGGTGGTTATAAAGCAGGAGAAAGATCGG GAAGCCAGGCTGGCAGAGAATACTTGTACCCTGGGTGACCTGACAGAGGGCCAGGTTGGCAAACTGCTCATCcgcaagtcaggaaaggtgcagcTCCTCCTGGGCAAGGTGACTCTGGATGTAACGATGGGAACTTCCTGCTCTTTCCTGCAG GAGCTGGTGTCCGTGGGCCTTGGAGAGAGTAGGACAGGTGATATGACAGTCCTGGGACATGTGAAACACAAACTTGTGTGTTCCCCCGATTTTGAATCCCTCTTGGATCACAAACACCGATAA
- the POLR3D gene encoding DNA-directed RNA polymerase III subunit RPC4 isoform X1, translated as MSEGNAAGEPSIPGGPRPLLSGPRGLIGRRPAPSVTAGRLPSVRSRDLTLGGVKKVALLKRPKYLEFQVPGIQLETLKTFTPNIISRKIKEEPKEEVTVKKEKRERDRDRQREGHGRGRGRPEVIQSHSIFEQGPAEMMKKKGNWDKTVDISDMGPSHIINIKKEKRETDEETKQILRMLEKDDFIDDPGLRNDTRNMPVQLPLAHSGWLFKEENEEPDVKPRLAGPKEEDMEVDVPVVKVKEEPQDEEEEAKVKAPPRAARKTPGLPKDVSVAELLRELSLTKEEELLFLQLPDTLPGQPPTQDIKPIKTEVQGEDGQMVVIKQEKDREARLAENTCTLGDLTEGQVGKLLIRKSGKVQLLLGKVTLDVTMGTSCSFLQELVSVGLGESRTGDMTVLGHVKHKLVCSPDFESLLDHKHR; from the exons ATGTCGGAAGGAAATGCTGCGGGCGAGCCCAGTATCCCCGGAGGGCCCCGACCCCTTCTCTCTGGACCCCGGGGGCTTATCGGGAGGCGGCCAGCGCCCTCTGTCACCGCGGGCCGCCTTCCCTCTGTCCGCTCCAGGGACCTCACCCTCGGGGGAGTGAAGAAGGTAGCCTTGCTAAAGAGACCCAAGTACCTTGAATTCCAGGTTCCTGGGAttcagctggaaaccctg AAAACCTTTACCCCAAACATCATCAGTCGGAAGATCAAGGAAGA GCCTAAGGAAGAAGTAACTGTCAAGAAGGAGAAGCGTGAAAGGGATAGAGATCGACAGCGAGAAGGACATGGACGTGGCCGGGGTCGCCCAGAAGTTATCCAGTCCCActccatctttgagcagggcccagctgaaatgatgaagaaaaaag GGAACTGGGATAAGACAGTGGATATATCAGACATGGGGCCCTCTCATATCATcaacatcaaaaaagagaagaggGAGACGGATGAAGAAACAAAACAGATCCTGCGCATGCTGGAGAAGGATGAT TTCATTGATGACCCTGGGCTGAGGAATGACACACGAAACATGCCTGTGCAGCTGCCGCTGGCTCACTCTGGTTGGCTGTTCaaggaagagaatgaagaaccagaTGTTAAACCTCGGCTGGCTGGCCCCaaggaagaggacatggaggtGGATGTGCCTGTAGTGAAAG TGAAAGAGGAGCCACaagatgaggaggaggaggccAAGGTGAAGGCTCCCCCCAGAGCAGCCCGGAAGACCCCGGGCCTCCCGAAGGACGTATCTGTGGCAGAGCTGCTCAGGGAGTTGAGCCTCACCAAGGAGGAAGAACTGCTGTTCCTCCAGCTGCCGGACACCCTCCCTGGCCAGCCACCTACTCAGGACATCAAGCCTATCAAGACAGAAGTACAGGGCGAGGATGGACAGATGGTGGTTATAAAGCAGGAGAAAGATCGG GAAGCCAGGCTGGCAGAGAATACTTGTACCCTGGGTGACCTGACAGAGGGCCAGGTTGGCAAACTGCTCATCcgcaagtcaggaaaggtgcagcTCCTCCTGGGCAAGGTGACTCTGGATGTAACGATGGGAACTTCCTGCTCTTTCCTGCAG GAGCTGGTGTCCGTGGGCCTTGGAGAGAGTAGGACAGGTGATATGACAGTCCTGGGACATGTGAAACACAAACTTGTGTGTTCCCCCGATTTTGAATCCCTCTTGGATCACAAACACCGATAA